The proteins below are encoded in one region of Vicingaceae bacterium:
- a CDS encoding transcriptional regulator, translating into MNTIELLELINKGESYHLEFKLEEENNEDFAKTIVCFANTDGGKIAIGVDDDGNIIGVSDVDEIMRKLDDVAINRCEPPVSIIQESVIVDDKKVVIVHIDKGSQRPYRTKSGQYYVRASNRCRQASREELLRIFQTNQSLYYDELPVNRASLSDLDLSVFKDFLSNYLDITIDNDNDLKNYLINFHLLTKDEIPTITGILFFGKEPQKFIPEARVICANISGSDIGDTALEHQELKGTIPVMITYVENFLRSNLKKLHQIKDFSPESEYEIPLTALREAVINAIAHRDYTISAPIRVIIFADRIEIHSPGILPNTVTVESMKVGGSHVLRNPTIYNLLVKMKMVTDLGSGVRRMIKLIKEHINKEVNLITTENEFIVKIPRKIV; encoded by the coding sequence ATGAATACAATTGAACTATTAGAACTAATAAACAAAGGAGAGAGCTATCATCTTGAGTTTAAATTAGAGGAAGAAAATAACGAAGATTTCGCAAAAACTATCGTATGTTTTGCCAATACCGATGGAGGTAAAATAGCCATAGGTGTAGATGATGACGGCAATATCATTGGCGTTTCAGATGTTGATGAAATAATGCGCAAATTAGATGATGTAGCAATAAATCGATGTGAACCTCCTGTGTCTATTATTCAAGAATCAGTGATTGTTGATGATAAAAAAGTAGTAATTGTACATATTGACAAAGGTAGTCAAAGACCATATAGAACTAAAAGTGGGCAGTATTATGTTAGAGCATCAAACCGTTGTCGTCAAGCATCAAGAGAAGAATTATTAAGAATTTTTCAGACAAACCAAAGCTTATATTACGATGAATTGCCCGTTAATCGTGCATCATTATCTGACTTGGATTTATCCGTCTTTAAAGATTTTCTGTCCAATTATCTTGATATAACCATTGACAATGACAACGATTTGAAAAATTACCTGATAAATTTTCATTTGTTAACTAAGGATGAAATACCAACTATAACAGGAATACTATTTTTTGGAAAAGAACCTCAAAAATTTATTCCTGAAGCAAGAGTAATTTGTGCAAACATTAGTGGAAGTGATATTGGAGACACAGCCCTTGAACATCAAGAATTAAAGGGTACTATTCCTGTTATGATTACCTATGTGGAAAATTTTTTGAGGAGCAATTTAAAAAAATTACATCAAATTAAAGATTTTAGTCCGGAATCAGAATATGAAATACCACTAACAGCCCTAAGAGAAGCTGTAATAAATGCCATAGCCCATAGAGATTATACTATAAGCGCACCCATACGAGTTATTATATTTGCCGACAGAATTGAAATTCATAGCCCCGGAATTCTTCCCAATACAGTGACCGTAGAAAGCATGAAGGTTGGCGGTTCGCACGTACTACGAAATCCAACCATTTATAATTTGCTGGTTAAAATGAAAATGGTGACAGATTTAGGAAGCGGCGTACGAAGAATGATTAAGCTAATTAAAGAACACATAAACAAAGAGGTAAATCTTATCACTACCGAAAATGAATTTATCGTTAAAATACCAAGAAAAATAGTATAA
- a CDS encoding helicase: MKLYLQNITDTIRRENLPTEWIDVDLTKFSNNKTLYNYQQKALQNAIVALYKYFGSTSDQPKKDFFELYRQNGFNENLDLNINKKHHKIFQDYEDDFPIEDHKIAFEHYINRMSFWMATGSGKTIVIVKLIEILARFIKAGLIPANDILFLSYREDLLEQFKKHVEEFNAAGNGIHINLYDLKLFESLKNTNRLQFANEIDIFYYRSDLISDEQKDKIIDFRNYDNQGNWYILLDEAHKGDNEESKRQHYYSILARNGFLFNFSATFTDEIDIATTVFNFNLERFISEGYGKQIYISQSDISTLGNKPKDDFSNEQKQIIILKLLLLYTYIAKRKEQVGHYYHRPMILTLVNSVNTNDSDLYLFFKELENIATGRSSQNSLDIAKQQLVDELNMVRCEFTNEKVHFHLSEFNNYTYRDILKYVFNAETFGKIEVLKIPGNKQEIVFKLATTDRPFGLIKIGDISSWLKEKLSDYEIVEKFDNESVFASLNRDDSDINILMGSRSFYEGWDSNRPNMILYINIGKGSDARKFVLQSIGRGIRVEPLPNKRQRLTFLLINNEITADEFEKLKNHYQPLETLFVYGTKADNLREVLETLKQEKQDELLGDLFEINPDVIGKLLLIPVYKESDKLISQSQQPIKFSIHPDDYKLVKEYFLYLGEKVVLAKYQCHVAVLHSLQDGLNGHAANYFLQDTNESRFQNPDLLLKKIIKHFENKTKELSNFKPLQQEIIHFKSIRISKDKLNSLREKIEKVKQSRNKEKLESKLDKLFDEGKISKDEYKTKIKELEAKYVHEQEVTYNSANEKLKIKYLANHYYIPVALTESEKSDFIQHIIKHKSEVEFIEQLQDYIKKEDNLFKQFDWWFFSKIDETLDDVYIPYYNPNTNRMEKFKPDFIFWLKKGNEYTILFIDPKGTEHTDAYRKIDGYRRMFEDEQSSKTKIFASKEINVRVCLLLKAKQIASVPDNYKKYWFDDIKEIAQKIF; the protein is encoded by the coding sequence ATGAAACTTTATCTTCAAAACATAACCGACACCATTCGCCGGGAAAATTTACCCACTGAATGGATAGATGTTGATTTGACCAAATTTTCCAACAACAAAACTTTGTATAACTACCAACAAAAAGCCCTTCAAAATGCCATCGTTGCATTGTACAAATACTTTGGCAGCACAAGCGACCAACCCAAAAAAGATTTTTTTGAACTCTACCGTCAAAATGGTTTCAATGAAAATCTCGACTTGAATATCAACAAAAAACACCATAAAATTTTTCAAGATTATGAAGATGATTTCCCAATAGAAGACCACAAAATAGCTTTTGAGCACTACATCAACCGCATGAGTTTTTGGATGGCTACCGGTAGTGGCAAAACTATTGTCATCGTTAAACTCATAGAAATTCTTGCTCGGTTTATCAAAGCAGGGCTTATCCCTGCCAACGACATATTGTTTTTATCCTACCGCGAAGATTTGCTTGAGCAATTTAAAAAACATGTGGAAGAATTCAATGCTGCCGGCAACGGTATTCATATCAACCTGTATGATTTGAAGCTGTTTGAATCTCTAAAAAATACCAACCGCCTGCAATTTGCCAATGAAATAGACATATTTTACTACCGCAGCGATTTAATCTCAGACGAACAAAAAGACAAAATCATAGATTTTCGCAATTACGATAATCAAGGCAATTGGTATATTCTGCTGGACGAAGCCCATAAAGGCGATAATGAAGAAAGTAAACGACAACATTACTATTCTATCCTTGCACGCAACGGATTTTTATTCAATTTCTCGGCTACTTTTACCGACGAGATAGACATTGCCACAACGGTTTTTAACTTCAATCTTGAAAGATTTATTTCCGAAGGATATGGCAAACAAATATACATTTCCCAAAGCGATATTTCCACCTTGGGCAACAAACCGAAAGATGATTTTTCCAACGAGCAGAAACAAATTATCATCCTGAAACTTCTGCTGTTGTACACATACATAGCCAAGCGAAAAGAGCAAGTAGGACATTACTATCACCGCCCAATGATTTTGACTCTCGTCAACTCTGTCAATACCAACGATTCAGATTTGTATCTTTTCTTTAAAGAACTGGAAAACATAGCCACCGGTCGAAGTAGTCAAAATTCGTTGGATATTGCCAAGCAACAACTCGTTGATGAATTAAATATGGTTCGTTGCGAATTTACCAATGAAAAAGTTCATTTTCATTTGTCCGAATTCAATAATTACACCTACCGTGATATTCTTAAGTATGTTTTTAATGCCGAAACTTTTGGAAAAATAGAAGTGCTGAAAATACCCGGCAACAAACAGGAAATTGTATTCAAATTAGCCACCACCGACCGCCCGTTTGGACTTATCAAAATCGGCGACATTTCTTCATGGTTAAAAGAAAAACTCTCCGATTATGAAATTGTAGAAAAATTTGACAATGAAAGCGTTTTTGCATCTCTCAATCGTGATGATTCCGACATCAACATCCTGATGGGCTCCCGCTCCTTCTATGAAGGATGGGACAGCAACCGCCCAAATATGATTCTTTATATCAATATTGGCAAAGGCAGCGATGCCCGCAAATTTGTGCTGCAATCCATAGGACGCGGCATCCGCGTTGAACCACTGCCTAACAAAAGACAACGTTTGACCTTTTTGCTCATCAACAATGAAATAACCGCTGACGAGTTTGAAAAACTGAAAAACCACTATCAACCCTTAGAAACACTTTTTGTATACGGCACGAAAGCAGACAACCTTCGCGAAGTGCTCGAAACACTCAAACAAGAAAAACAAGACGAACTCCTTGGAGACCTTTTCGAAATCAATCCTGATGTTATAGGGAAACTCTTGCTTATTCCTGTTTACAAAGAGTCCGACAAATTAATTTCCCAATCACAACAACCCATCAAATTTTCCATACATCCCGATGATTACAAATTAGTAAAAGAGTACTTTCTTTATTTAGGCGAAAAGGTAGTGCTGGCAAAATACCAATGCCATGTGGCAGTTCTGCATTCCTTGCAAGATGGTCTAAATGGGCATGCGGCTAATTATTTCCTTCAAGACACAAATGAAAGTCGTTTCCAAAACCCCGATCTTTTATTGAAAAAAATCATCAAGCATTTTGAAAATAAGACCAAAGAATTAAGCAATTTCAAGCCACTGCAACAAGAAATCATACACTTTAAAAGCATCCGCATTTCAAAAGACAAACTCAATTCGTTGAGAGAAAAGATTGAAAAAGTCAAGCAATCGAGAAATAAAGAAAAATTAGAAAGTAAGTTAGACAAACTGTTTGACGAAGGCAAAATCAGCAAAGATGAATATAAAACGAAAATTAAAGAATTAGAAGCCAAATATGTTCATGAACAAGAAGTTACATACAACAGTGCCAATGAAAAATTAAAAATCAAATATTTAGCCAATCATTATTACATACCTGTAGCATTGACAGAATCTGAAAAATCTGATTTTATCCAACATATTATTAAGCACAAAAGTGAAGTTGAGTTTATTGAACAATTGCAAGATTACATAAAAAAAGAAGACAATTTGTTCAAACAATTCGATTGGTGGTTCTTCTCAAAAATAGATGAAACACTTGACGATGTTTATATTCCTTATTACAACCCCAATACCAATCGCATGGAAAAGTTCAAGCCAGATTTTATTTTTTGGCTGAAAAAAGGCAATGAATACACCATATTGTTCATAGACCCCAAAGGCACAGAACATACCGATGCCTACAGAAAAATTGATGGTTACAGGCGCATGTTTGAAGACGAACAAAGTAGCAAAACAAAAATTTTTGCTTCTAAAGAGATAAATGTGCGAGTGTGTTTGCTGCTCAAAGCCAAACAAATTGCAAGTGTGCCGGACAATTACAAAAAATATTGGTTTGATGATATCAAAGAAATAGCTCAAAAAATATTTTGA
- a CDS encoding hypothetical protein (possible pseudo, frameshifted): MIGQLPEVENKNIPPIEVFGDKTPLILGQKELYALSLKDDFQLSLIDNLIGDELKKEDIELKKLINQLDENARELLTAKKNIQKKDEVEQELKTINEHLKTFEQLGVADKMAKQTALIQDEKKLKQAIELIQNQINNHKQLFEETISEIEKQVKLLHEGKSVEKDILSNASNIFSNVKQYFEELKKDFEIKTKDYEQQIEKIKKQWEEQKKKYDNEIISIKQELSAKGLAPDKYEELVKRKTQLEPLLKEYQKVNSKITELEKKRNELKSQLKHKRHQLFEIRKNKLDKLNNKLNDKLKIEIEYLSNKEKFKEDLTELLRGSGISREVINCIIEKEAIDGIELSKLISLGKNKVIEELGLTDAMAQRFINWFSDNEKLYKLENLFPDDKIIIKLKIEDTYKELNTLSAGQKATALLILLFAQEDRILIIDQPEEDLDNRFIYEDVVKILREIKKTRQIILVTHNANIPVLGDAEQVFVLDASNNECSIIDTGSIDKHSIAQNIKSIMEGGEEAFKRRIEKYGVNL, encoded by the coding sequence GTGATTGGACAACTGCCAGAAGTAGAAAATAAAAATATACCCCCCATTGAAGTGTTCGGTGATAAAACACCTTTGATTCTCGGGCAAAAAGAACTTTATGCCTTATCATTGAAGGATGATTTTCAACTATCGCTTATTGATAATTTGATTGGCGATGAATTAAAAAAAGAAGACATAGAACTAAAAAAATTGATTAATCAATTAGATGAGAATGCCCGTGAATTATTAACTGCAAAAAAGAACATTCAAAAGAAAGATGAAGTAGAACAGGAACTAAAAACAATAAATGAACATCTTAAAACGTTTGAGCAACTTGGAGTAGCCGATAAAATGGCTAAACAAACAGCACTCATACAAGATGAAAAGAAATTAAAACAAGCAATAGAGCTAATTCAAAATCAAATAAATAACCACAAACAATTATTTGAAGAAACAATATCAGAGATTGAAAAACAAGTAAAGTTATTGCATGAAGGCAAAAGTGTTGAAAAAGATATTTTATCAAATGCATCTAATATATTTTCAAATGTTAAACAATATTTTGAAGAGTTAAAAAAAGATTTTGAGATTAAAACAAAGGATTATGAGCAACAAATAGAAAAAATAAAAAAACAATGGGAAGAACAAAAGAAAAAGTATGATAATGAAATTATTTCAATAAAACAAGAACTATCCGCTAAAGGTTTAGCACCCGATAAATACGAAGAACTAGTTAAAAGAAAAACTCAGTTAGAACCTCTTTTGAAGGAATATCAAAAAGTTAATTCCAAAATTACTGAGTTAGAAAAGAAGAGAAATGAATTAAAGTCACAATTAAAACATAAAAGACATCAACTGTTTGAAATAAGGAAAAATAAATTAGATAAACTGAATAATAAATTGAACGATAAACTTAAAATAGAGATTGAATATCTGAGCAACAAAGAAAAATTCAAAGAAGATCTTACTGAACTTCTCAGAGGTTCCGGAATTTCAAGAGAGGTTATTAACTGTATCATTGAAAAAGAAGCAATTGATGGAATAGAGTTATCAAAACTTATTTCATTAGGAAAAAACAAAGTTATCGAAGAGTTAGGACTTACCGATGCAATGGCTCAGAGGTTTATAAATTGGTTTAGTGACAATGAAAAGTTGTACAAGTTAGAAAATCTTTTTCCTGACGATAAAATTATTATAAAACTAAAAATAGAGGATACATATAAAGAATTAAATACTCTTTCGGCAGGGCAAAAAGCAACGGCATTATTAATTTTATTGTTTGCTCAGGAAGATAGAATTTTAATAATTGACCAACCTGAAGAAGATCTGGATAATAGATTTATATATGAAGATGTGGTCAAAATATTACGAGAAATAAAAAAAACCAGGCAAATTATTTTAGTAACTCATAATGCCAATATTCCTGTGTTAGGCGATGCAGAGCAGGTTTTTGTTCTGGACGCTTCAAATAATGAATGTTCCATTATTGACACCGGTTCAATCGATAAACATTCCATTGCTCAAAATATTAAGTCAATAATGGAAGGTGGTGAAGAAGCATTTAAACGTAGAATTGAAAAATATGGAGTTAACCTATGA
- a CDS encoding 3'-5' exonuclease, with product MHPILRQKILFLDIETVPFFPEFDQMPDVWKKLWEIKARQIDENKDPRELYSRAAIYSEFGKIVCISCGYFYVKNQHDFQFRIKSFYGDDEKEILENFFMLITTHFSDAKLCAHNGLEFDFPYISRRSLVNRIPLPEIFDNSGKKPWEVKDRYYDTMQMWRFGDYKNYTSLELLTHLFNIPSSKSCLDGSKVGETYWKEKNLKKIVDYCEQDVIALARIFLFFMNGPELNDEKIVFSKNEK from the coding sequence GCATCCTATTTTAAGACAAAAAATTTTATTTTTGGATATAGAAACGGTGCCTTTTTTTCCTGAATTTGACCAAATGCCGGATGTATGGAAAAAACTTTGGGAAATAAAAGCCCGTCAAATCGATGAAAACAAAGATCCACGCGAATTATACAGCAGAGCTGCCATTTATTCGGAATTCGGTAAAATTGTATGTATTAGTTGCGGATATTTTTATGTCAAAAATCAACATGATTTTCAATTCAGGATAAAATCATTTTATGGAGATGACGAAAAAGAAATTTTAGAAAATTTTTTTATGTTGATAACCACGCATTTTTCAGATGCCAAATTGTGTGCCCATAATGGATTGGAATTTGATTTTCCTTATATTTCAAGAAGATCTCTGGTCAACCGCATACCTTTGCCGGAAATTTTTGACAATTCGGGGAAAAAACCATGGGAGGTAAAAGACCGTTATTACGACACCATGCAAATGTGGAGGTTCGGCGATTATAAAAATTATACTTCGTTGGAATTATTGACACATTTATTCAACATTCCATCATCAAAATCCTGTTTGGATGGTTCTAAAGTAGGCGAAACATATTGGAAAGAAAAAAATTTAAAAAAAATTGTGGATTATTGCGAACAGGATGTAATTGCATTAGCAAGGATTTTTTTATTTTTTATGAACGGACCGGAGTTAAATGATGAAAAAATTGTATTTTCGAAAAATGAAAAATAA
- a CDS encoding ABC transporter ATP-binding protein, translating into MDNQVILDVDQLEVVFETEDKKVKAVDNVSFRLHKGETIGIVGESGSGKSVTSLSIMRLIASPPGRISNGNIYFDSPSKGIVDLAKLTDAEMRQIRGNEIAMIFQEPMTSLNPVFTCGEQVMEAILLHQKVSKEEAKKRTIKLFEEVKLPRPEAIFDSYPHQISGGQKQRVMIAMAMSCNPSILIADEPTTALDVTVQKTILDLMLQVQRDHGMSIIFITHDLGVIAELADRVMVMYKGKIVEQGPVIDIFTNPKHPYTKGLLACRPPLNKKLHWLPTITDFMEENDGGEMVEKNVSVAQVIKSLEISKEELDQKYNQLLTHSPILEVRNLKTYFPIRKGLFSKVKDYVKAVDDVSFDVLPGETLGLVGESGCGKTTLGRTILKLIEPTGGQIIYKGRDITPLTTKEMREYRKEMQIVFQDPYSSLNPRITVGEAIMEPMKVHDLYENDRQRKEKVMDLLKKVGLEEDHFYRYPHEFSGGQRQRICIARALSVNPRFIICDESVSALDVSVQAQVLNLLNQLKNEFKFTYIFISHDLSVVKFMSDRMIVMNKGKIEEMGRAEDIYANPQSEYTKKLIASIPKGDIEDIQKSIERKNSWRNQTV; encoded by the coding sequence ATGGACAATCAGGTAATTCTCGATGTAGACCAATTGGAGGTTGTATTTGAAACCGAGGATAAAAAAGTAAAAGCTGTAGATAATGTAAGTTTCCGGCTTCACAAGGGGGAAACTATCGGAATAGTGGGCGAATCGGGATCAGGGAAATCGGTGACATCCCTTTCCATTATGCGACTGATTGCCTCGCCTCCCGGCAGGATCAGTAATGGAAATATTTATTTTGATTCACCATCCAAAGGGATTGTCGATTTGGCCAAATTGACCGATGCAGAAATGCGTCAGATCAGGGGCAACGAAATCGCCATGATTTTTCAAGAGCCAATGACTTCGCTCAATCCTGTGTTTACCTGTGGTGAGCAGGTTATGGAAGCCATTTTGCTACATCAAAAAGTAAGCAAAGAAGAGGCAAAAAAGCGTACCATAAAATTGTTTGAAGAAGTTAAATTGCCAAGACCCGAAGCCATCTTTGACTCATACCCGCATCAAATATCCGGAGGACAAAAACAAAGGGTCATGATAGCCATGGCCATGTCTTGCAACCCTTCGATATTGATAGCAGACGAACCTACAACAGCGCTCGACGTTACAGTGCAAAAAACTATCCTCGATTTGATGTTGCAGGTACAACGGGACCATGGCATGAGTATCATTTTTATTACACATGATTTGGGAGTGATTGCCGAACTTGCCGACCGGGTGATGGTGATGTATAAAGGAAAAATTGTGGAGCAAGGTCCCGTGATAGATATTTTTACTAATCCAAAACATCCCTATACAAAAGGACTTTTGGCATGCCGTCCACCCCTGAACAAAAAACTTCATTGGTTGCCAACCATCACCGATTTTATGGAAGAAAATGATGGCGGAGAGATGGTTGAAAAAAATGTTTCGGTTGCTCAAGTCATTAAATCATTGGAAATTTCTAAAGAAGAACTTGATCAAAAATACAATCAATTGCTTACACACTCACCTATTCTTGAGGTGAGAAATTTAAAAACTTATTTTCCCATAAGAAAAGGCCTGTTCAGCAAGGTTAAAGATTATGTTAAAGCGGTAGATGATGTTTCATTTGATGTTCTTCCGGGCGAAACATTGGGGTTGGTTGGCGAATCGGGATGTGGTAAAACCACATTGGGAAGAACTATATTAAAATTAATTGAACCTACCGGTGGACAAATCATTTATAAAGGGCGAGACATTACCCCCTTGACCACTAAAGAAATGCGTGAATACCGTAAAGAAATGCAGATAGTATTCCAGGATCCTTATTCTTCGCTAAATCCACGTATAACCGTCGGAGAAGCCATTATGGAGCCGATGAAAGTGCATGATTTATATGAAAACGACCGGCAGCGCAAAGAAAAAGTAATGGATTTGTTGAAAAAAGTTGGATTGGAAGAAGACCATTTCTATCGATATCCACATGAATTTTCCGGTGGCCAGAGACAGAGAATTTGTATTGCCAGGGCTTTGTCGGTCAATCCCAGGTTTATCATTTGCGACGAATCTGTTTCGGCTCTCGATGTTTCCGTACAGGCACAGGTGCTCAATCTGTTGAATCAATTGAAAAATGAGTTTAAGTTTACATATATCTTTATTTCTCACGATCTGAGTGTGGTAAAATTTATGAGCGACCGGATGATTGTTATGAACAAAGGAAAAATTGAAGAAATGGGCCGGGCTGAAGATATTTATGCAAACCCCCAAAGCGAATACACCAAAAAGCTCATTGCCTCCATCCCCAAGGGAGACATTGAAGATATACAAAAATCAATCGAACGCAAAAACAGTTGGAGAAACCAAACAGTTTAA